The Nostoc punctiforme PCC 73102 genomic sequence ATTTGCTACAGAACGAGTGGGGTTAATCAGTATTGAGGAATTATGCTCATTAATGGGACATGAAAGCATTCAAACAACTTTACGTTACGCTAAAGTCACCTCACAGAAATCAGAATCAGCTGCACGTCATGCCTTGAATATACTGATTAATTCCGACCAAAAAGCTGACCTTTAGGGCAATTATATAGAATCACTCAGTTCCAGTATGTTTTTCATCGAGAAACAGCATTTTATCTCAGTTAAAGATTGTTACCCCAAAGAAGATAGAATACTGTTTGGTTGAAGAGTGAGACTTAATGAAAAAAACCTGGCAGCCAGAAGAATTAGTAGAGTATTGGACGCTACTCCCTCTTGAATTAGCACTACTGAATCAGAAAAACGACGAAAATCGGTTAGGTTTTGCTATATTGCTCAAGTTTTTTGAGATTTATGCCAGATTTCCTGAGAATAATCAAGAAATCTCCCAAAATGTTGTTGATTATGTTGCCAAACTTTTAGATATTTCCCCCCAAAAGTACTCTTACTACGATTGGCAAGGACGCTCCATAAAATATCATCGCGCTCAAATTAGAGAATTCTTTGGATTTCAAGAAACCAAAGTTAGTGATGCTTTTGAGTTAACTAATTGGTTAGCAGAACAAGCACTAATTTATGAGTTAAAATTTGAACAGCTAAAACTTGCAGCAGTAGCGAGACTACGGAATTTAAAACTTGAACCACCGACAGATTCCAGATTAGAACGTATCATTCGCTCTGCTATCAGAAATTTTGAATCTAAATTTTTTCGGGACATAACTTCCCAACTATCTAACCAATCTAAAAAGTGGATAAATGATTTTTTGAAAGAGAAAGCTTCCGATCAGGAATTAGATGATACCACACAAACAAATCATGATAAACAACTGAATAATCCAGGAGATATCCAATTATCTCAACAGTTAGATGACACGAATAACTCAGAAATAAACACTGAAGTGACTAGATTAACATGGGCTGAATTAAAAACAGACCCAGGGAGAATTGGTGTAGAAAGTTTTCAAAAGGAAGTTGCTAAATTAGAGATTTTTGAGCAATTAGAATTACCAACAGACTTATTTAAAAACATCTCTACCAAAGTTCTCCAAGTCTATAAAAGTCGGGTAATTGTTGAACATCCTCGTGACTTACGCCGTCACCCAGAACATATTCGCTACACACTATTTACAGCTTTTTGTTGGCTCAGAAGTCAAGAAGTTATAGATAATTTAGTAGAGTTACTCATTCAGATTGTCCATCGCATAGGTGTGAATGCAGAAAAACGTGTAGATAAAGAGCTTATTCAGGATTTTAAACGGGTTCATGGGAAGAATAATCTACTATACCAAATGGCAGAAGCTTCCTTGAAAACACCTGATGGCACAGTCAAGGATGTGATTTTTCCTGTAGTAAGTGAAGTGACTCTCAAGAATTTAGTGAAAGAGTATAAATCTACAGGGAATGCTTACCGTGAGAAAGTTTATACGGTGATGCGCTCTTCTTATGGTGGATATTATCGGCGAATTTTACCGTTAATTTTAAACAAGCTCGAATTTCGTTCAAATAATGAAGTTCATCGTCCAGTTATTCAAGCGATATCTTTACTAAAAAAGTATGCTGATAGTAAACAGCGTTATTATGATGCTGGAGAAGATATACCCATTGAGGGGGTATTACGTAGTGGTTGGCAAGAAATTATATTAGAGACGGGAGCAGACGATGAAATCAAAGTTAATCGCATTAATTATGAGTTGAGCGTGCTGCAAGCATTGAGAGAAAAGCTGAGATGCAAGGAAATATGGGTTGTAGGAGCTAATCGTTACAGAAACCCTGAAGAAGATTTACCTGCTGATTTTGAGGCGCAAAGATTAGAATATTTCCAAGCTTTGAAACAACCATCCGATGTAGAAGTCTTTATTGCTAATTTACAGCAATCTTTGGAGCAATCATTAACTTTACTGGATAAAGGAATACCTAAAAATAGTTTAGTCACACTTAAAACGACAGGCAAAAGTCGAATTTGTGTTTCTCCTCTGAATCCTCAAAATGAACCGACTAATTTGACTAGGTTGAAAACTGAAATTACTAGGCGTTGGCGCATGACTAGCCTCTTAGATATTCTGAAAGAGACTGATTTGCGAGTTAAGTTTAGCCAACACTTTCAGAGTGTATCAACACGAGAGGTTTTAGGCGAATATACTTTACAAAAACGCTTGCTACTTTGTTTATAT encodes the following:
- a CDS encoding Tn3-like element ISNpu13 family transposase: MKKTWQPEELVEYWTLLPLELALLNQKNDENRLGFAILLKFFEIYARFPENNQEISQNVVDYVAKLLDISPQKYSYYDWQGRSIKYHRAQIREFFGFQETKVSDAFELTNWLAEQALIYELKFEQLKLAAVARLRNLKLEPPTDSRLERIIRSAIRNFESKFFRDITSQLSNQSKKWINDFLKEKASDQELDDTTQTNHDKQLNNPGDIQLSQQLDDTNNSEINTEVTRLTWAELKTDPGRIGVESFQKEVAKLEIFEQLELPTDLFKNISTKVLQVYKSRVIVEHPRDLRRHPEHIRYTLFTAFCWLRSQEVIDNLVELLIQIVHRIGVNAEKRVDKELIQDFKRVHGKNNLLYQMAEASLKTPDGTVKDVIFPVVSEVTLKNLVKEYKSTGNAYREKVYTVMRSSYGGYYRRILPLILNKLEFRSNNEVHRPVIQAISLLKKYADSKQRYYDAGEDIPIEGVLRSGWQEIILETGADDEIKVNRINYELSVLQALREKLRCKEIWVVGANRYRNPEEDLPADFEAQRLEYFQALKQPSDVEVFIANLQQSLEQSLTLLDKGIPKNSLVTLKTTGKSRICVSPLNPQNEPTNLTRLKTEITRRWRMTSLLDILKETDLRVKFSQHFQSVSTREVLGEYTLQKRLLLCLYGLGTNTGLKRLSDEIKGDNYQDLLHVKRHFIQKEQLRNAIACIANAIFTARISTIWGEGTTACASDSKKFGAWDQNLMTEWHIRYGGRGVMIYWHVEKNSVCIYSQLKTCSSSEVAAMIEGLLRHCTEMKVETNYVDSHGQNEVAFAFCHLLGFQLMPRLKRINVQKLYRPSTGNNDAYPNLQPILTRAINWDLIRQQYDQMVKYATALRLGMAETEAILKRFTRGNLLHPTYQALAELGKAVKTIFLCKYLHSVELRQEINAGLNVVENWNSANSFIFYGKGGEIATNRLSDQELAVLSLHLLQISLVYINTLMIQEVLSQPQWMKLMKLEDLRALSPLIWGHVNPYGTFRLDLNVRLPIETG